Proteins co-encoded in one Thermoplasmata archaeon genomic window:
- the lonB gene encoding ATP-dependent protease LonB codes for MAEGADTPSAEAVEPTPPSDLDEWARGLPYQSTSQVEVPPRLLDQVIGQDEAVEVARKAATQKRHMMLIGEPGTGKSMLARAMVDFLPKEQLQDILAYPNNEDPNEPKIRVVPSGKGKEIVAAQKLEAAQKREQRTILFVVIALVVFGLTLYITLASHPPDWTALLFGILIVLILYALIRFSGSRNEAGAGVAKLLVSHTPDEKPPFVDATGAHAGALLGDVKHDPFQSGGLETPPHDRVEVGAIHRANGGVLFIDEINLLKIESQHSLLTALQERKFPIVGQSERSAGAMVKTEPVPSDFVLVAAGNVDSVQTMHPALRSRIRGYGYELYVKTTMPDTPENRMKIVRFVAQEIVKDKKIPHFDMGAVLEVVREAQRRSGRSGQLTLRLRELGGLVRVAGDIALSEGVPVVRAEQVVRAKRASRSLEQQIADRYIERRKEYRMFSTEGAAVGVVNGLAAINAQTGMAEFSGIVLPIVAEVTPAQTRDGGVVVATGKLGEIAREAVQNVSALIKKYTGEDISRYDIHIQFVGTSDGVEGDSASVSIATAVISALEGVPVDQSVAMTGSLSVRGQVLPVGGVTAKVEAAADSGIRRVLIPEDNVEDLVLETRYRGAVEVIPVRTLRDVLKYALVGQGSQKESLLERLAAMVHATSRTADDTAPLPATSATAPPGRPAGS; via the coding sequence ATGGCAGAAGGCGCGGATACCCCGTCGGCAGAAGCCGTGGAACCGACGCCGCCCAGCGACCTGGACGAGTGGGCGCGGGGCCTGCCCTACCAGTCGACGTCCCAGGTCGAGGTCCCGCCCCGCTTGCTGGACCAAGTGATCGGTCAGGACGAGGCCGTCGAGGTCGCCCGCAAGGCGGCGACCCAGAAGCGGCACATGATGCTGATCGGCGAGCCCGGGACGGGCAAGAGCATGCTCGCGCGGGCCATGGTCGATTTCCTGCCGAAGGAGCAGCTCCAGGACATCCTCGCCTACCCCAACAACGAGGACCCCAACGAACCGAAGATCCGGGTCGTCCCGTCGGGCAAGGGCAAGGAGATCGTCGCCGCCCAGAAGCTGGAGGCGGCCCAGAAGCGCGAGCAGCGCACGATCCTGTTCGTCGTGATCGCGCTCGTGGTCTTCGGGCTGACGCTCTACATCACGCTCGCGAGCCACCCGCCGGACTGGACGGCGCTGCTCTTCGGGATCCTGATCGTGCTGATCCTCTACGCGCTGATCCGCTTCTCCGGAAGTCGCAACGAGGCCGGCGCTGGCGTGGCCAAGCTGCTCGTCTCGCACACGCCGGACGAGAAGCCGCCGTTCGTCGACGCGACGGGCGCCCACGCGGGCGCGCTCCTGGGGGACGTCAAGCACGACCCGTTCCAGTCCGGTGGCCTCGAGACGCCGCCCCACGACCGGGTCGAGGTCGGCGCGATCCACCGCGCGAACGGCGGGGTGCTGTTCATCGACGAGATCAACCTGCTCAAGATCGAGAGCCAGCACTCGCTCCTGACCGCGCTGCAGGAGCGCAAGTTCCCGATCGTCGGGCAGTCCGAGCGCTCCGCGGGAGCGATGGTCAAGACCGAGCCGGTCCCGTCCGACTTCGTGCTGGTGGCGGCGGGCAACGTCGACAGCGTCCAGACGATGCACCCGGCGCTGCGCTCGCGCATCCGGGGCTACGGCTACGAACTCTACGTCAAGACGACGATGCCCGACACGCCGGAGAACCGGATGAAGATCGTCCGGTTCGTCGCACAGGAGATCGTGAAGGACAAGAAGATCCCCCACTTCGACATGGGGGCGGTCCTCGAGGTCGTGCGCGAGGCCCAGCGCCGCTCGGGTCGCTCCGGGCAGCTCACGCTGCGGCTGCGCGAGCTCGGCGGGCTCGTGCGCGTCGCCGGCGACATCGCTCTCAGCGAGGGCGTTCCGGTCGTGCGGGCCGAGCAGGTCGTCCGAGCCAAGCGAGCGAGCCGCTCGCTCGAGCAGCAGATCGCGGACCGCTACATCGAGCGGCGCAAGGAGTACCGCATGTTCTCGACCGAGGGCGCGGCGGTCGGGGTCGTCAACGGTCTCGCGGCGATCAACGCCCAGACCGGGATGGCCGAGTTCTCCGGGATCGTGCTGCCGATCGTCGCCGAGGTGACGCCCGCCCAGACGCGGGACGGCGGCGTCGTGGTGGCTACCGGCAAGCTGGGGGAGATCGCCCGGGAGGCGGTCCAGAACGTGAGCGCGCTCATCAAGAAGTACACGGGCGAGGACATCTCGCGCTACGACATCCACATCCAGTTCGTCGGGACGTCCGATGGCGTCGAGGGCGACAGCGCCTCGGTGTCGATCGCGACCGCGGTCATCAGCGCCCTCGAGGGCGTCCCCGTCGACCAGTCGGTCGCGATGACCGGATCGCTCAGCGTGCGCGGGCAGGTCCTGCCCGTGGGCGGCGTGACCGCGAAGGTCGAGGCGGCGGCCGACTCCGGCATCCGTCGTGTCCTCATCCCGGAGGACAACGTCGAGGACCTCGTGCTCGAGACGCGCTATCGCGGCGCGGTCGAGGTGATCCCGGTGCGGACGCTCCGGGACGTCCTGAAGTATGCGCTCGTCGGACAGGGCTCCCAGAAGGAGTCGCTGCTCGAGCGGCTGGCGGCGATGGTCCACGCGACGAGCCGGACCGCCGACGACACCGCGCCGCTGCCGGCGACCAGCGCGACCGCACCTCCGGGACGGCCGGCGGGGTCGTGA
- a CDS encoding bifunctional 5,10-methylenetetrahydrofolate dehydrogenase/5,10-methenyltetrahydrofolate cyclohydrolase — protein sequence MTERLEGKPVAEEIAASVRRRLGSGAPGAAPPSLVSVHRGVDSPFRFYLARQAKVAAGMGVRFRDAALAPGDGPEALTARLRALDADPSVHAVLVEHPLPPPFDFLTALAALRPEKDVDGVGAASLGRLVGGRPVHVPAVARAAIAIARHYEVPLASERVVVIGRSETVGLPLALVLTGRDGGIGATVTVAHSRTRDLQSVLAGALTIFSCAGHPGLLDRSNVPEGAYVIDVGLSSLPDPDAPGGSRPAGDADAAALDGWAGGLTPVPGGVGPVTVAELMDGVVRARDLLASVGGLA from the coding sequence GTGACCGAACGACTCGAGGGGAAACCGGTCGCGGAGGAGATCGCCGCGTCGGTCCGCCGGCGACTGGGGAGCGGCGCGCCGGGCGCGGCCCCTCCCTCGCTCGTGAGCGTGCACCGAGGCGTCGATAGCCCGTTCCGGTTCTACCTGGCGCGCCAGGCCAAGGTCGCGGCCGGGATGGGGGTGCGGTTCCGCGACGCGGCGCTCGCCCCGGGCGACGGTCCCGAGGCGCTGACCGCGCGACTGCGCGCGCTCGACGCGGACCCGAGCGTCCATGCGGTGCTGGTCGAGCACCCGCTGCCGCCGCCCTTCGACTTCCTCACCGCGCTCGCGGCCCTGCGACCGGAGAAGGACGTTGACGGGGTAGGGGCCGCTAGTCTCGGGCGGCTGGTGGGCGGACGGCCCGTTCACGTCCCCGCGGTCGCCCGAGCCGCGATCGCGATCGCCCGGCACTACGAGGTGCCCCTCGCCTCCGAGCGGGTCGTCGTGATCGGACGGAGCGAGACGGTCGGCCTGCCCCTCGCGCTCGTGCTGACCGGCCGCGATGGAGGCATCGGAGCCACGGTGACGGTCGCGCACTCGCGCACGCGGGACCTGCAGAGCGTCCTCGCGGGCGCTTTGACGATCTTCTCCTGCGCGGGGCATCCGGGCCTGCTCGATCGATCGAACGTTCCCGAGGGTGCCTACGTCATCGATGTCGGGCTCTCGAGCCTCCCCGATCCCGACGCTCCGGGGGGATCGCGGCCGGCTGGCGACGCCGACGCCGCGGCGCTCGACGGCTGGGCGGGCGGACTGACGCCCGTGCCGGGCGGGGTGGGACCCGTCACCGTCGCCGAGCTCATGGACGGGGTCGTCCGCGCGCGCGACCTCCTCGCCTCGGTCGGGGGCCTTGCATGA
- a CDS encoding radical SAM protein, which produces MVPDGLQLLPMASSYRGPLSPACVQCSEGRKMVLFVTGLCRFRCFYCPVSPTRNQLDVVYANERRVERDADVLEEARSIGAAGTGITGGDPLGVIDRVEHYVRLLKQEFGPEHHIHLYTHEPNAEKLQRLAAAGLDEFRLHIPHYLWGPLAASGGAYRDVLAAAPAWGVRRGVEIPVLPEKEVELRRLLVALEGIGVDFVNLNELEFSETNEEKLHERGYRLDPRNGWGVRGSRALAERIVREAHVSIPVHYCSSRFKDGVQLRQRLLRRAERTAPPFAQRTSDGTIVLGIVESPRPVDLLRWSRRVAARARLAPADYRVDPARRRVELAPERLRRVARRLPWPAFEIEVYPTADALEVERSPLNWSARAMTGAAAGGE; this is translated from the coding sequence ATGGTCCCCGACGGCCTCCAGCTATTGCCGATGGCCTCGAGCTACCGGGGCCCGCTCTCACCGGCCTGCGTCCAGTGCAGCGAAGGCCGCAAGATGGTGCTGTTCGTGACCGGGCTCTGTCGCTTTCGATGCTTCTACTGCCCGGTGTCGCCAACGCGCAACCAGCTCGACGTTGTCTATGCGAACGAGCGACGGGTGGAACGCGATGCCGATGTCCTGGAGGAGGCCCGGTCGATCGGGGCGGCGGGCACCGGGATCACGGGCGGCGACCCGCTCGGCGTCATCGACCGGGTCGAGCATTACGTTCGCCTCCTGAAGCAGGAGTTCGGCCCGGAGCACCATATCCATCTCTACACGCACGAACCCAACGCCGAGAAGCTCCAACGCCTCGCGGCGGCCGGCCTGGACGAGTTCCGACTGCACATCCCGCACTACCTGTGGGGACCGCTCGCGGCGTCGGGCGGCGCCTACCGGGACGTGCTCGCGGCGGCCCCCGCGTGGGGGGTCCGGCGAGGGGTCGAGATCCCGGTCTTGCCGGAAAAGGAGGTCGAGCTGCGTCGCCTATTGGTCGCGCTCGAGGGGATCGGCGTCGATTTCGTCAATCTCAACGAGCTCGAATTCTCGGAAACGAACGAGGAGAAGCTGCACGAGCGAGGGTATCGGCTCGACCCGCGCAACGGCTGGGGCGTCCGGGGGAGCCGGGCCCTGGCGGAGCGGATCGTGCGCGAGGCGCACGTGTCGATCCCGGTCCACTACTGCTCGTCGCGATTCAAGGACGGCGTGCAGCTGCGTCAGCGCCTGCTGCGTCGTGCCGAGCGTACCGCACCGCCGTTCGCCCAACGCACGTCCGACGGCACGATCGTGCTCGGGATCGTCGAGTCACCGCGTCCGGTCGACCTCCTCCGCTGGAGCCGCCGGGTCGCCGCGCGCGCCCGGCTGGCCCCCGCGGACTACCGCGTCGACCCCGCTCGACGGCGGGTCGAGCTCGCGCCGGAGCGCCTGCGCCGGGTCGCACGCCGCCTTCCCTGGCCCGCCTTCGAGATCGAGGTGTATCCGACTGCGGACGCGCTCGAGGTCGAGCGGAGCCCGCTCAACTGGTCGGCGCGGGCCATGACCGGGGCGGCGGCGGGCGGCGAGTAG
- a CDS encoding archaeal proteasome endopeptidase complex subunit alpha: MEMQPGQMAYDRASTVFSPDGRLFQVEYALQAIQMGGTAVAVTYDTGIVFVAYRNLPVSSLADAGSIEKSFAIDAGLGCVTAGLIADSRVLVEFLRVEAQRHRITYGEAAAYPLLGHALGTLLQQFTQFGGTRPFAVSLLLGGFNDGAPGLVELDPSGATIGWKAYAIGRNRRAVADYLEEKVTDKLGEEAAFKLAVQAVAEGSPTPFQPEALDAAILEPESALRRLATAEVARRVQGLPFIGAPEKRANGR, encoded by the coding sequence ATGGAGATGCAACCGGGCCAGATGGCGTACGACCGCGCGAGCACCGTCTTCTCCCCAGACGGACGGCTCTTCCAGGTGGAGTACGCGCTGCAGGCGATCCAGATGGGCGGCACCGCGGTCGCGGTGACCTACGACACGGGCATCGTCTTCGTCGCCTACCGCAACCTTCCCGTGAGCTCCCTCGCCGACGCGGGCTCGATCGAGAAGAGCTTCGCGATCGACGCCGGTCTCGGATGCGTGACCGCCGGACTGATCGCCGACTCCCGCGTGCTGGTCGAGTTCCTGCGCGTCGAGGCCCAGCGGCACCGCATCACCTACGGCGAGGCCGCCGCGTACCCGCTCCTCGGCCATGCGCTCGGCACGCTGCTCCAGCAGTTCACCCAGTTCGGCGGCACCCGTCCGTTCGCCGTGTCGCTCCTCCTTGGCGGATTCAACGACGGCGCCCCTGGGCTCGTCGAGCTCGACCCGAGCGGGGCGACGATCGGATGGAAGGCCTACGCGATCGGCCGCAACCGCCGTGCCGTCGCCGACTACCTCGAGGAGAAGGTGACCGACAAGCTCGGCGAGGAGGCCGCGTTCAAGCTCGCGGTCCAGGCGGTGGCCGAGGGCTCCCCGACCCCGTTCCAGCCCGAGGCGCTCGACGCGGCGATCCTGGAACCGGAGAGCGCGCTGCGGCGGCTCGCAACCGCCGAGGTCGCGCGCCGCGTCCAGGGCCTGCCGTTCATCGGGGCCCCGGAAAAGCGCGCGAACGGCCGCTAG
- a CDS encoding TetR/AcrR family transcriptional regulator — translation MPKVVPGYKAEARARIANAAERLFSEKGFRATTMDDVAARLGVSKGALYLYFPSKVDLLREIQAGSRRVARSWIADALARPDPVDALVSDFERMTRRMLEPKETALWFEILAEAAHDPAIRSALRFDHDEDRRMMRRFVAELERQGRIASDTDAELLAFLVLGLFRGAVWDLSVGYSPTTTARLLRAAIRTILPAPGARSGEARPPRAPSGRSRAFPGPR, via the coding sequence ATGCCCAAGGTCGTCCCCGGCTACAAGGCGGAAGCGCGGGCGCGGATCGCCAACGCCGCCGAGCGCCTGTTCTCGGAGAAGGGCTTCCGGGCCACGACCATGGACGACGTCGCGGCGCGGCTGGGAGTGAGCAAGGGGGCGCTCTACCTCTACTTCCCGAGCAAGGTCGACCTGCTGCGGGAGATCCAGGCCGGCAGTCGTCGCGTCGCTCGCAGCTGGATCGCCGATGCGCTCGCCCGCCCGGATCCGGTCGACGCCCTCGTCTCGGACTTCGAGCGGATGACACGGCGGATGCTCGAGCCGAAGGAGACCGCGCTCTGGTTCGAGATCCTGGCCGAGGCCGCCCACGATCCCGCGATCCGCTCCGCCCTGCGCTTCGACCACGACGAGGACCGCCGGATGATGCGGCGGTTCGTCGCCGAACTCGAGCGCCAGGGTCGTATCGCGTCCGACACGGATGCGGAGCTGCTGGCGTTCCTCGTCCTCGGCCTGTTCCGCGGCGCCGTCTGGGACCTGAGCGTCGGCTATTCGCCGACGACGACGGCGCGGCTCCTACGCGCGGCGATCCGCACGATCCTGCCGGCGCCGGGGGCGAGGTCGGGCGAGGCCCGGCCCCCGCGCGCGCCTAGCGGCCGTTCGCGCGCTTTTCCGGGGCCCCGATGA
- a CDS encoding MFS transporter, with protein MTDLDPSPAPLAPTTVPPSAHLSEAAAIGVIVGIFLAILLAGLDALVVATALPTIAASLHGADGITFVASAYLIASTVAIPLFSRLSDLYSRRNVFLLALGIFLGGSALAGLSQSLDQLILFRGIQGFGSGAFLPVGIAMVALLFPPAMRTRLTGLLSGAAGISIVVGPLLGSYIVDVTSWRWVFYVNLPIGVAALVVLALVLGPLRAEASGRFDGPGAALLVGWVSALMLPLVEISDGAWAASAPLALGLFSTAAVLFVAFLVRELGESEPLVPLRLLGRRVVAATGAISLLNGIVLTSLITLLSVFVGVVLLPGNPNAADLVRDVIYFFAIPLILGAVAAGGLLTRWPYRVVLAPALLVGGAGGLFLYGVRATTPLWVLSFGFLPVGGLALPLIVLGFGAGIGLAGVTIAIQNEVPRSEVGAGVGIVRFLQSLGGAVGLSLLTVFITWRSAQGRPAAPDPGAALGAVIAAYDLVFLAMALLTLLAGGLALLIGGRVAAEPRPTSPGPDPGAPGLRPAPPAAGSVGGSGGR; from the coding sequence ATGACCGACCTCGATCCCTCCCCGGCGCCCCTCGCTCCGACGACCGTCCCGCCGTCCGCGCACCTCTCGGAGGCCGCGGCGATCGGGGTGATCGTCGGGATCTTCCTCGCGATCCTGCTCGCGGGCCTGGACGCGCTCGTGGTCGCGACGGCCCTCCCCACGATCGCAGCCTCGCTCCACGGGGCCGATGGGATCACGTTCGTGGCGAGCGCCTACCTGATCGCCTCGACCGTGGCGATCCCGCTGTTCTCCCGGCTCTCCGATCTCTACAGCCGGCGCAACGTCTTCCTCCTCGCGCTCGGGATCTTCCTCGGCGGCTCGGCGCTCGCCGGCCTCAGCCAGAGCCTGGACCAGCTGATCCTGTTCCGCGGGATCCAGGGCTTCGGCTCGGGCGCCTTCCTGCCGGTCGGCATCGCGATGGTCGCGCTCCTGTTCCCACCGGCGATGCGGACCCGCCTGACCGGCCTGCTCTCCGGCGCGGCCGGGATCTCGATCGTGGTGGGCCCGCTCCTCGGCAGTTACATCGTCGACGTCACGAGCTGGCGCTGGGTGTTCTACGTGAACCTGCCGATCGGCGTCGCCGCCCTGGTCGTGCTCGCGCTCGTCCTCGGCCCGCTCCGGGCCGAAGCGTCGGGGCGCTTCGACGGGCCGGGGGCCGCGCTGCTCGTCGGCTGGGTCTCGGCGCTCATGCTCCCGCTCGTGGAGATCTCGGACGGGGCCTGGGCCGCGAGCGCGCCGCTCGCGCTGGGGCTCTTCTCGACCGCCGCGGTCCTGTTCGTCGCGTTCCTCGTCCGAGAGCTGGGGGAGAGCGAGCCGCTGGTGCCCCTGCGGCTGCTCGGTCGCCGGGTCGTCGCCGCGACCGGGGCGATCAGCCTGCTCAACGGCATCGTCCTGACCTCGCTGATCACGCTGCTCTCGGTGTTCGTCGGTGTCGTCCTGCTGCCCGGGAACCCGAACGCCGCGGACCTGGTGCGCGACGTGATCTACTTCTTCGCGATCCCGCTCATCCTCGGCGCGGTGGCCGCCGGCGGCCTGCTCACGCGATGGCCGTACCGCGTCGTCCTCGCGCCGGCGCTCCTGGTCGGGGGCGCCGGCGGGTTGTTCCTCTACGGGGTACGCGCGACGACCCCGCTGTGGGTGCTCTCGTTCGGCTTCCTGCCCGTGGGCGGCCTCGCCCTCCCCCTCATCGTCCTCGGCTTCGGCGCGGGCATCGGCCTCGCCGGCGTCACGATCGCGATCCAGAACGAGGTGCCCCGCTCGGAGGTCGGCGCCGGCGTCGGGATCGTGCGCTTCCTCCAGAGCCTCGGGGGCGCCGTCGGGCTTTCGCTGCTCACCGTGTTCATCACCTGGCGCTCCGCCCAGGGGCGGCCGGCCGCGCCCGATCCGGGGGCGGCGCTCGGCGCGGTCATCGCCGCCTACGACCTCGTCTTCCTCGCGATGGCCCTCCTGACGCTCCTCGCCGGCGGGCTCGCGCTGCTGATCGGTGGACGGGTCGCCGCCGAGCCGCGCCCCACTAGCCCGGGGCCGGACCCGGGCGCACCCGGGCTCCGTCCAGCTCCTCCCGCAGCCGGATCCGTCGGCGGGTCCGGTGGTAGGTGA
- the uvrC gene encoding excinuclease ABC subunit UvrC: MSGGAGPAPGAFVPASQLAAATGEGFRLGPDAPGVYLFRSPRGEVVYVGKARSLRRRVLDHLRAKIGKDGTIVAQSASVEFVPTSTEREALLLEASLIKQYQPPENVLLKDDRSYPYLAVTGAEEFPRIVLVRRPRRAPGTLLFGPYTSAREARSVERLLGDLFRLRRCVRLPRAACLYYHLGVCSAPCIGAIDAAHYRADVERAVRILRGQAPLVRSEVEAEMRRAAAREEFERAGLLRDALAGLGALQERQSVVGRGTGRADVLALAYPNDPASLRVALGLLRVEDGEVRGTEPHLVAIPADDLPEPGEVLRQFLTQYYGARVELPERIYVAGARPAGIDATLDELFGTRGVEVHFRPTGRYAALGRLAERLARATVDQVVPRPAPREVLVALQNLLALPTIPNRIEGIDISIFQGFEGVGSLVVFDRGSPKRSEYRRFRIRGVEGTNDFAMVAEVVRRRYARRLAEAEPLPDLLLIDGGAGQLSAAVDSLRSLGLEERVPAIGLAKREEEVYRTDRSSPMKPNPNAPPMLLLRAVRDEAHRFAVTYHRTRRRIRLREELDGARVRPGPAPG; encoded by the coding sequence ATGAGCGGGGGCGCGGGGCCGGCGCCCGGGGCGTTCGTCCCCGCGAGCCAGCTCGCCGCCGCGACGGGCGAGGGCTTCCGCCTCGGCCCGGACGCGCCGGGCGTCTACCTGTTCCGCTCGCCGCGCGGCGAGGTCGTCTACGTGGGGAAGGCACGGAGCCTGCGCCGGCGCGTGCTCGACCACCTGCGCGCCAAGATCGGGAAGGACGGCACGATCGTCGCCCAGAGCGCGAGCGTCGAGTTCGTGCCCACGTCGACCGAGCGGGAGGCGCTGCTCCTCGAGGCGAGCCTGATCAAGCAGTACCAGCCGCCGGAGAACGTCCTCCTCAAGGACGACCGCAGCTACCCGTACCTCGCGGTCACGGGCGCCGAGGAGTTCCCACGGATCGTCCTCGTGCGGCGCCCCCGCCGGGCGCCCGGCACGCTGCTCTTCGGTCCGTACACGAGCGCGCGGGAGGCCCGCAGCGTCGAGCGGCTGCTCGGCGATCTCTTCCGGCTGCGCCGGTGCGTGCGCCTGCCCCGCGCCGCCTGCCTGTACTACCACCTCGGCGTCTGCAGCGCCCCGTGCATCGGCGCGATCGACGCGGCGCACTACCGGGCGGACGTCGAGCGGGCGGTGCGGATCCTGCGCGGCCAGGCGCCGCTCGTCCGCTCCGAGGTCGAGGCCGAGATGCGCCGGGCGGCCGCCCGCGAGGAGTTCGAGCGTGCCGGCCTCCTGCGCGACGCGCTCGCCGGCCTCGGCGCCCTCCAGGAGCGCCAGTCGGTCGTCGGTCGCGGCACCGGGCGCGCCGACGTGCTCGCGCTCGCCTACCCGAACGACCCGGCGAGCCTGCGGGTCGCGCTCGGCCTGTTGCGCGTCGAGGACGGCGAGGTCCGCGGGACCGAGCCGCACCTGGTGGCGATCCCGGCCGACGACCTCCCCGAGCCCGGCGAGGTGCTGCGCCAGTTCCTGACCCAGTACTACGGCGCGCGGGTCGAGCTGCCCGAGCGCATCTACGTCGCGGGCGCGCGACCCGCCGGCATCGACGCGACGCTCGACGAGCTGTTCGGGACGCGGGGCGTCGAGGTCCACTTCCGGCCGACCGGCCGCTACGCCGCGCTCGGTCGGCTCGCCGAGCGCCTCGCGCGCGCGACGGTCGACCAGGTCGTCCCGCGCCCGGCGCCGCGCGAGGTGCTCGTCGCGCTGCAGAACCTCCTCGCCCTCCCGACGATCCCGAACCGGATCGAAGGGATCGACATCTCGATCTTCCAGGGCTTCGAGGGGGTCGGCTCGCTCGTCGTCTTCGACCGGGGGAGCCCGAAGCGATCGGAGTACCGGCGCTTCCGCATCCGCGGCGTGGAGGGCACGAACGACTTCGCGATGGTCGCCGAGGTCGTGCGCCGGCGCTACGCCCGCCGCCTGGCCGAGGCCGAGCCCCTGCCCGATCTCCTCCTCATCGACGGCGGCGCGGGCCAGCTGTCGGCCGCGGTCGACTCCCTGCGCTCCCTCGGGCTCGAGGAGCGGGTCCCCGCGATCGGTCTGGCGAAGCGGGAGGAGGAGGTCTACCGGACCGACCGGTCGTCGCCGATGAAGCCGAACCCGAACGCGCCGCCGATGCTCCTGCTGCGGGCGGTGCGGGACGAGGCGCACCGGTTCGCCGTCACCTACCACCGGACCCGCCGACGGATCCGGCTGCGGGAGGAGCTGGACGGAGCCCGGGTGCGCCCGGGTCCGGCCCCGGGCTAG